The Paramormyrops kingsleyae isolate MSU_618 chromosome 20, PKINGS_0.4, whole genome shotgun sequence genome contains the following window.
CATTATACATTATCAGTTCCTATGCCGTTGTTATCTTAACACAGGAAAGTATATTACACAAGCTTCCTAACTTTCTAAAACCCTGGTGAAAGCAATAAAAGAGCAACGATATGGATTAAATATGTTTAGCTATAGCTAACACTATGTGGTGACCAGGGAAAGTTAGGACAGCTTAACTTTTATCCTAAAGTTATGAGAATTTATTTGAGATTTTGTGAAGCTAGGATGTAACGCAGCCTCAGGATGGAACAgacaaaatgcattataaataagaATTAAATCGATCTGTTGTGCCTTAGTTTGCAATGTAACATAATCAGATGTTAGGAATTGTTTAGAGCCTGTCCACTAAGTTAATAGGTGTTTGACAGATAATTTTAATGGTTGCTGGTATAatttaaattgtaatttaaataatcatttaaatgataAATTAATTTATCGAATATTGTCACAAAACATTCCATATTATCCAAGCATTTTGTTTCACTGGAAAATGAGTAGAGGCCTATAGTTCTTACATATATTATGAAACACATGTAGATCCTGCCTGTTCTTGTGcaaattatatattttgatcgtgtaaaaatattttctgtagCTTCTCTATGTAGCTTTTCTTGCATATAAAAATTAAACCTAATAAAAACATCATGCAGAAATTTATTCATTGTATTATTAGTGTAAAAAAAACTATGATTCTCAGGTTGTGCTGCAGACATTGAAAAGAGTTATCCTACCATCAGAAGATTACAATGACAACACTCAACGCCCCCAGAGACAAGTAAGTCAATGAATTTGATATTATTATAAGAGCAGAGGAGGGTCAGCGTTTGATTTGTATAACCAGTTTGTTTTGGTCGTAGGTACCGAGCTGTGTGGCTCATATTCTTCATGCTCGGTTTGGGGACTCTCTTACCCTGGAACTTCTTTATGACTGCAACCATGGTACAGTGACATATAGCAAAGACTTCTGTTCTTGTTTGGTATTAAGTATTTAATTAGTACCTTaattaaaataagtattgaTTGCAAGACCTTAATTGAGGATTTTTAGATCGtattacatttttcattcttCTTAATCTTAACACGTATGTTAGTATTTTCGTTTCAACAGCACCAAATGGTTAATTCTGTAAAGCAGAATTAACAGCGGGGTCCCCTGGTGGTGCCTCATGTAACTGCAGTTCCATAACAATACTGCTCTCCACCCAGTATTTTACCAGCCGTCTGAGGGACTCACCAGAAGGGGGCAGCAACGAGACTGCTCCGGGTGGGGACACCCGTAATGTGCTGGAATCCAGGTTTAGTAATGTGATGACACTCTGTGCCATGCTGCCTCTCCTGTTGTTCACCTGCCTCAACTCATTTCTACACCAGCGGTGAGTGAACGTCACCTGTAGCCTTTTTTTGGCATGTTGTGGCCCAAGTACCTTCCATGTCGGAATTTGCTCGGTACATATATTACGGTTTCAGTCCCCTGTAtctttaaattataattttaagtttatagtaaaaaaaaacagatatcaAAGAAAAGACTGGATTCAAGACCTTTGTTTTTCTGAGACGTGTCACGTGTAAAGGAACTTCGAGGGTCAAGGCTAGTGAGTTAGCGCGCTGCACTCGCATTCCGCATTTACTGAGGTAAATCAGGTTAATGTTAAAATTCCTTGAGCTGGAGGATTAAAGGGCAGAGGCTtcttagaccaggggtcaccaacgtggtgcccacgggcaccaggatgcccccaaggaccacgaGTTCCCCacagacctgttctaaaaatagcacaaaaaaagcatctaaaattaaattttatcctgttgctattcttctttaatcacatttgcatttatatagatttgaaaatgacaatattttaaaaaatgcatttaaagcaTGTTTATtgtacatgaagtttagataagtttaggtttcaaactggtagccctttgtatggctcagtacccataAAGTAACTCTCAGTTTGAAAAGGTTTGGTGACCCCTGTCTTAGGCTATAAAGCAGgcaggtttgttgtttctgggggcCACTGAAAAATTCATTTTGGGGACCCCCACCCCTGGCTGCATTCTACTGTAAGGGCTAATTTGCTTTCACGTTCAAAGGGAATGCAGCAAAAGCAGAACACAGTATCTCAGTTCTGGGAATAAACTTGTTAATTACAGCTAATTTTATGTctgttttttaacatttttgttgGTCAGTCAACTTTAATGCGCAACAACCCAGGAGAGAATGACAGCATTAGCTTCACTTACTAAGGGGTCATGCAAGTGTGACGTCTTGGGGAAGGGTTAGCATTAGCGCTAACTCTGGAGGCAGCCTTAGCCACAAGCACTGCATCCTCATTCACCtctttgtctgtgtttgtgaagTCGGGCATTTCATTTGTGCTGAAGAAACCGATCAATTTAGGCAAAGTTTCTGTTACAGACTTCTTGTCTCTGGGATATGATTATTTTATGGTTGCATATAACGTTAAAGTTAGCTAACAAGTGGAGTCAGAATATTGTGattagctagctggttagcatgCCAATGCTGCTCCAACATTTCCTAAATGAGGAacaagtttatttttatttattttagtgtaatgactgtttgtgaGCCAATCCTTGGGGGTCCTGCAAATTCATGGTTTGAGTGGCGGTGGCTGATATTTCTTTGTTGTATTGAGTTTTTAGCTCCATCTTCATTTATGGAGGCACTTCCTCGAGATGATTGTCCCCTCCCACAGAATTCCCCAGAAGCTGCGGATAATGGGAAGCCTGGGAGTTATCCTGGTGGTCTTCCTCATGACAGCCATAGCTGTGAAGGTGGATGCTGAGCCCTTCCCGTTCTTCATGATCACCATGACCAAGATTGTGATTATCAACTGTGAGTTGCCCCACCCTCTGCACTAATTTCCTGAAGGCTCCATTTGATTCTCCCCGAGCCCACAGATCTTGGATGTGTTCTCCATCCCTGCTGAGAAAACATCTGACTTTTTATGTTATGTTTTAACAGTGCTAAGGCCAATCTGAGGCAGTATTAGTTTCTCAGCTTTTCAGTAGCAGTGCTATGTTCTGACGTGTTGATCGACAGTGTGCAACCCGAGCTTGTTTCATAGGTGCCCCCTTGTGCCGCCTATGCAGCTTTCGGAGCCGTACTGCAGGGCAGTCTGTTTGGCGCGGCCGGGCTGCTCCCCATCGCCTATACGGCACCCATAATGAGTGGACAGGGCCTGGCCGGCACATTCGCCGCCTTCTCAATGATCTGCGCCCTTGCAAGTAAGGCCCACACATAGAGTGGTTTTAATCTATCTGCaggaaatataaatattatagccAATCGCTTTGGGTGTTGAATCCTCTGGTTCCTGACTCTGAGCTAATGCTGATGGCTTTTCCCAGGTGGCTCGcagctgcaggacagtgcaTTTGGGTACTTCATCACAGCCTGTGTAGTCATCCTCTTGGCTATGGGGTGTTACGTGGCGCTTCCCAAAATGGTGAGCAAATAACTGATCCTCTTTAGCGATTTCGCCATTAAGGTTGCTTCATGCTGTCACCTCAGCCTGATTGTTGGCGTTCTTGCATATTACTCGATGGCTTTGGTTTTGTCACTCTTCCAGGAGTTCTTCCAGTATTACCAGGAGAACAAAAATAAGCTTGAGAAGGATACCCAAATGGAGTTGTATCCTACAGGTAAACTTGAAAGATTTATCCCCTGTTGATATATTTCATAAaaaatttggtaacactttacactGACTGTATGTTCATagtgcctttataatgcattcaaagAACAtccataagcagcatgtaagtttGCATTAACATCTTAATATACCTTGACAGCTTTAatacacattaataacaaacattatacgaTTACACAAACAATGTTTGTtactgttttataatgtttgttattaatatataataaagatgttaaggtatgttaggatgttaggGTATGcagcttatgaatgttctatgaacgCATTATGAAGTTGCAATGTATGTTCTACgattgcattataaaggcattatgacgATGAAAAAGGTAAAAAATCAAATTATACAGAGTACATATTCTGACTGCATTCCAGCATATATATCTATACTGCAACCACAAATGGTTACCAAGCTATGTAAAAAAATCTGAACTTCATAATAAGAGTTGGTTTTACACAACCATACGCCCTCATGAAGCGTGCTTTTTTGTATGGTAGATAAGTCCTCGTACCACTTATCCAGAACAGGGTAACGGTGAACCTAGAGCGTATCCCAGGAAGTGGTGGGTACCCTAGATGAGGTCTACTAACAAACACTTGGTTTTAAATTGATTTGTACTGTGACTTCTCAAAGAAACATGGGGAGATGCTgattgcatatatttttttagtgGCAGGCAACATCGAAGGGGGTCCCACAGCAGAACTGTGCCCCTCAGACAAGGCCGGGTTGCCGAATGTCTCTATTGTCACCATCTTAAAAAAGGTATTGAGCGATGCTGGCTTGGAAACCTCGGAGCTGTCACTGTGCAGTGCTGGAGGCACAACCCGCAAGCCTGGGAATGCGGAGCAGAGGCAGAACCAGAGACGGAACCTTTGAGTGATtctctccacagatctgggtgCTGGCGCTCACCGTGTGCCTCATCTTCACCGTCACCATTGGTATTTTCCCTGCTGTCACTGTGGATGTCAAGTCCACCATCTCCAACGGCGGTGCCTGGGGTGCGTCCCTGCATCAAGCAGCTCTTTTTCACTGGAAGTTTGCCACATTACATTCACTTAGCAGAAGCATCCTAACTGAATGAGCCATACACCAACTACTTATCTCAGTGGTAACAGGCACTGCTTCAGTTGAGGGTCAAAAAGGGCTTTTTCCTTGGCTTTCTGGGAGAGTTAGACCAAGTTTGGCCTTTGTAGGCTATAAAATGCCTGCATTCATCTGCACCTCATAGTTCACAGGGAACCGTACCTTCACCTCAAACATTCCTCACATTTTTACAGCATCTGCTTCCTTTAACCTTTATGTTTACCATCTTTTTACCTGAAATGTCTTGCAACCATCATTTTCCTTCACCTCCAGAGATATACTTCATCCCAGTGTCGTGTTTTCTGCTCTTCAATCTGATGGACTGGGCTGGACGAAGCCTCACTGCAGTGTGCATGTGGGTATGTGAAGAGCCGTACCAGCACCTCCAGTAAGGGCTGCATTGTGGAAGCAAATGTGAAGCTAAGCAAAGGGCAGCATTTTAAACAATAACACCACAGCTGTGTCTGCCAGTAGGAGGCAGTCTAAGCAAGGCCTTACATTAGTAAGGAGAGTAACTCACACCTGCATCAGCACCATATGATTTCTTTCATGGACTGTagaatgatttttttcacttgCATTTGACTACTGGGCCATCCATGAACAACATATGATGGAAACACGGTTTAATTTTTCGATTCTTTCACATTAATCTCTATATCTTTGGATACTTTTAGTATAATTGAGTTATTTGCAGttataataatttatttcaGTTGGAATGTTTTATATGGGATATATTTTATATGATTACACAATGTGTTTTGGTAAATACAAATTTTGCTATATTGGCCCTACGTACTGTTGCAGGGGTACAAAAAATGATTTCAAGAGAGTTCCCTTGTTGTTTGAGATACAGTCCCTTGTAATTTTCCCAATAACATCACAAATAAAATGATTGATAATACAAGATAACAAATTTGGCAACAGCCTTAATTACTTGATGCAAACTAGGAGTGAATGAAAAACATCAAGCCACGCAACATAGATACTGAGCAATCCAGCTAATTAAATGtgtaaagcaggggtggccaatcttatccgcaaagggccggtgtgtatgcaggttttagCGATAacttgtaggtcagctgttcaagcccaggtgtgaggactcttcagccaatcagtcctctaattagtaatataattagggagttgcagtgaaaacccgcacacacaccggccttttgcggataagattggacaccgCTAGTGTAAAGTGTGTTTCCCATGTTGGTGTTGACTGTGCTGTCCCCTGGTGGTCATGTGCCGTCATTGTTTCGTCTCCAGCCAGGGAAGGACAGCCGTCTGCTGCCCGTCTTCATGCTGGCTCGCCTGCTTTTCGTGCCTCTCTTCATGCTCTGCAATGTGCAGCCCAGGCACCGCCTGCCGGTTTTCTTTGAGCACGATGCTTGGTTCATCATCTTCATGATCTTCTTCGCCTTCTCTAACGGATACCTGGCCAGCCTCTGCATGTGCTTTGGGCCCAAGTAAACACATCCTCACCCCGTCCTGTTCACTACTTTAATGCTCATCGCCAACCACTTGCCTCTTTACGTTTGGTGATACAGTGTCCTCATGTTTTTTGGTTGTGGTTTTATTTCTAAACAGGAAGGTGGCGCCACACGAGGCAGAGACGGCTGGAACCGTCATGGCCTTCTTTCTGACTTTTGGACTGGCTCTAGGAGCTGCGATCTCCTTTGTTTTTCGAGGACTTGTCTAGACCCACCAGCAAGTCTGTATCTCCACCCATTTCTCCAACTTTCAACCTCTTATCCTGGACAGGCTGGCGTGGACGACTTTATCTTAAGGAACACAGACACTATCGTTACATAATCTCTTACTGCAGCACtattaaaaatgaacatgagcaccatctagtggctCCTGCCAGCTGCTCCTGGTACGTTTCCAGTCGGCTGGATTCCTATGGTACTCGTTTTCTGTTACCGGTTGTCACCTACCTGAAAGAAAAAACACTTTTGAAATGTcacacattttcacatttctgCATTACTGTGATGGTTACAGGAGCAGAGAGACCAGCTTAACATTCTTATGATCCTTGGTAATACACAATAATAAGAAGAAAGAAAGCTTTTATTGATTTGCATAGGGGTTTTTTGCATAGGCTTTTTATAGCTTTTTAGAGActtttgttcattttattttgtttttttatatatagatatagatataatGTCTTAATTGTAATAAAACTAAACATGAACATGTGTGTCTTGGTGGCATAGTGGCTCATTGTAGCTTGATTTCTCCATGCTTGTGAGCCTTGCTCCCCCTGATCTGTTTGTTGCTCTCGCTGCATTACATGGGTTCCCTCTAAGTCAAGGGGTGTCAAGCtgattaccacacagctcttgagctgaaacatttgtggtggaacaagaaagaactaagctacactgggctccgccccccccccccccccaggactgcagtttgatgCCCCTGCTCCAAGTCCTCCAGATAAAAATGGCATTTCTAAATCTCCTGTGTTTGGTGGGATAGGTATGCCCTGCGATGAATAGATAGACACTCCCCTGCGCCTCAGAGACTCCAGTTTGTCTGGTCATGTTTTGGAACTGAAGAAAGAAACAGGAATATCCAGAGGAAACTGCACTCACACGGTGCAGAGGTGCGATTGAATCCCCCAACACAGGAGCCAATGGTGGCGCCCCCAGCCTAATAATCACATATGCATCACAGCTTCCTAAGGGTTACTCACCTTGTCTTTTACAGGGGTGCATATTCCTTTAGCTTTTTACTAACCCCCTGAGGCCCCTACAGAATAACAGATTTTTTGGGTACAGCTTTGGCTAAGGAGCGCCACAGCAAAGTGACCAAGCGCAGAGGTGCATTGCACACAAGGGCAGCTGGTCTGTATGCCTGGTGTCCCCTGTCTAGGACTTAAACATCCTTGGATCACACACAATGGCAAGTTAACCTAGCAAGGAAAACACAACAGCAGCCTTGAGGTGATCTGTTGAAGTCATCACAGGCGGTGACAGCTAGCTGAGGAGCAGGCCTATCTCCAGGGTGACTCGTTATCTTCATCTGGGCCAgaacattattttatttcagtgctTCAGAGCCGGCAGGATGGAGCCAGtccaaaatatatatacaagTAGAAGATCCCACTGGCTACCAATGTCTCCTCGGTCTGGTTTTGCCTACTCTGGGATGAGTGACAGTCTCCATCCCAGCAGACTGTAGTAGAGGATCTGATACCCGTGTTGTATAGTGGTGGATGAAGCAATCTGCCCTCATTCTGGCATTCAGGCTAAAGGCCACAGTGGGACAGTCTGGAGCTCTGTGCtctcctggaggggggggggggaaatggggCAGCCATCTGGCAGATCTGAGTTTGGCTAGAGAATTTCACTAGCTATGGGGGTTTGCCCGAGCTGGGGGGAGCCCCGTATCTATCATCGTTTCCCAGCCTGGTCCTTGGGGTCCCACAGACTGTCCACACCaggaggtgggagggagcaaaaatgtggactgtctggggggtcTCTGTGGGCTGGGTTACAGTCCAGTTGTGACAGCTGTGCTGTAGAAAACATCACAGTGGCCTCTCAAACAGTGAACTGCGATATCAAGCAGGACCTGCACGGCAGGGCACTGGAGCGTTCGCGTGTTCACACCCAGGACTACTTTACAGACTAGCTGGAGATGTACACACTACCAAACCAGTACCACAACAGATTCTCTGTTCTTTCTGTGTACTTGAGCAGTTGCACAGAAATGGGGATTTTGAGGCCTGGGTGTTTGAATGAGTGAAGAACATCAGGACGGACTGTACACCAGACAACAAGCCAGATGAAAGATTTGGCTAGATGCCTCAGCTGGCAAACCCTTCGACCAGAATAAGAGCCAAGACATTGCGGTGCCAAAGATGAGGACCAGCACTTGTCCGCAAAACTGGAGAAGATGATGAGTTTAAAAAGCATCTTCATAGACTATTAAGTTACTTATTTTTAAACTATttcactctcagaaaaaagggaaCATCCTTGGTActgttttgttccccaaggtgcAAATGACATTAATGTACGCCCCATGGTACAAAAAATGCTCCTcgcagtccatttctgtaccttaaaaggtacatttacctgcagctagggtacaattggcagacccttgagggtacagccccagtggcaagtaattgtaccctcaaaggtctTTTTTCCTGAGTAAATTTGAAGATTTTgaa
Protein-coding sequences here:
- the LOC111852386 gene encoding equilibrative nucleoside transporter 1-like isoform X1; this translates as MTTLNAPRDKYRAVWLIFFMLGLGTLLPWNFFMTATMYFTSRLRDSPEGGSNETAPGGDTRNVLESRFSNVMTLCAMLPLLLFTCLNSFLHQRIPQKLRIMGSLGVILVVFLMTAIAVKVDAEPFPFFMITMTKIVIINSFGAVLQGSLFGAAGLLPIAYTAPIMSGQGLAGTFAAFSMICALASGSQLQDSAFGYFITACVVILLAMGCYVALPKMEFFQYYQENKNKLEKDTQMELYPTVAGNIEGGPTAELCPSDKAGLPNVSIVTILKKIWVLALTVCLIFTVTIGIFPAVTVDVKSTISNGGAWEIYFIPVSCFLLFNLMDWAGRSLTAVCMWPGKDSRLLPVFMLARLLFVPLFMLCNVQPRHRLPVFFEHDAWFIIFMIFFAFSNGYLASLCMCFGPKKVAPHEAETAGTVMAFFLTFGLALGAAISFVFRGLV
- the LOC111852386 gene encoding equilibrative nucleoside transporter 1-like isoform X2 — encoded protein: MTTLNAPRDKYRAVWLIFFMLGLGTLLPWNFFMTATMYFTSRLRDSPEGGSNETAPGGDTRNVLESRFSNVMTLCAMLPLLLFTCLNSFLHQRIPQKLRIMGSLGVILVVFLMTAIAVKVDAEPFPFFMITMTKIVIINSFGAVLQGSLFGAAGLLPIAYTAPIMSGQGLAGTFAAFSMICALASGSQLQDSAFGYFITACVVILLAMGCYVALPKMEFFQYYQENKNKLEKDTQMELYPTVAGNIEGGPTAELCPSDKAGLPNVSIVTILKKIWVLALTVCLIFTVTIGIFPAVTVDVKSTISNGGAWEIYFIPVSCFLLFNLMDWAGRSLTAVCMWEGGATRGRDGWNRHGLLSDFWTGSRSCDLLCFSRTCLDPPASLYLHPFLQLSTSYPGQAGVDDFILRNTDTIVT